The Fragaria vesca subsp. vesca linkage group LG2, FraVesHawaii_1.0, whole genome shotgun sequence genome includes a window with the following:
- the LOC101314905 gene encoding ribosome maturation protein SBDS-like: MMNRGGNKGGGRSVVQQPIGQKRLTNVAVVRLKKRGNRFEIACYKNKALSWRSGVEKDLDEVLQSKTVYSNVSKGVLAKTKDLVAAFGSDDQTKICLEILDKGELQIAGKERESQLSSQFRDIATIVMQKTYNPETRRPYTISLIERLMHEIHFNVDPHSGSKKQALEVIHELQKQFPIKRSPMRLRLTVPEQEVSALLEKLTTWNASIVSKDPTGNQLSIICELDPGLYRDCEGLLMALHGRYEVLALSVHAEGDTVIDQHEEYEDEPPRSLIESADSESSKKKGTSDSDLAKKDSSDSAIQLSEKMQAQSISTGNVKATTGEGKQSKCSTCNASFGDSKLFRDHFKSEWHKQNLRRKSRQLPPLTEDECAADIDMDDSKADLKDYSF, from the exons ATGATGAACAGGGGAGGTAACAAGGGAGGTGGTAGGTCAGTGGTGCAGCAGCCGATAGGGCAGAAGAGGCTGACAAACGTGGCGGTGGTTCGTCTCAAGAAGCGCGGCAATCGCTTCGAAATCGCTTGCTACAAGAACAAGGCCCTCTCCTGGCGCTCCGGCGT AGAGAAAGATTTGGATGAGGTGCTGCAGTCAAAGACGGTGTACTCAAATGTTTCCAAAGGTGTTCTTGCCAAGACCAAGGATTTGGTAGCTGCATTTGGGTCGGATGATCAGACCAAGATATGTTTAGAG ATCTTGGATAAAGGGGAGCTTCAGATCGCTGGGAAGGAGAGAGAATCTCAGTTGTCCAGTCAGTTTCGGGATATTGCCACAATTGTGATGCAGAAAACCTATAATCCAGAGACTCGGCGCCCTTACACTATCAGTTTGATTGAGAGGTTGATGCACGAAATTCATTTTAATGTGGATCCTCACAGTGGCTCAAAGAAGCAG GCCCTTGAAGTCATTCATGAGCTGCAGAAGCAGTTCCCAATCAAAAGATCTCCCATGAGGTTGCGACTCACGGTTCCTGAGCAGGAAGTCTCAGCACTCCTGGAGAAGCTTACAACTTGGAATGCTTCCATTGTTTCAAAAGATCCAACAGGAAATCAGCTATCCATT ATCTGTGAACTGGACCCTGGTTTGTATCGGGACTGTGAGGGCTTGTTGATGGCACTGCATGGAAGGTATGAAGTTCTTGCTCTCTCTGTGCATGCAGAGGGTGACACAGTTATTGATCAACACGAAGAATATGAGGATGAACCACCACGCTCACTCATTGAATCAGCTGATTCTGAATCATCAAAGAAGAAAGGAACTAGTGATTCTGACTTGGCAAAGAAGGATTCATCTGATTCAGCAATTCAACTGAGTGAGAAAATGCAAGCACAGAGCATCTCTACTGGGAATGTGAAGGCCACCACAGGGGAAGGAAAACAAAGCAAATGCAGCACTTGCAATGCATCTTTTGGCGATTCCAAGCTGTTCAGGGATCACTTCAAGAGTGAGTGGCACAAGCAGAATTTGAGGCGCAAGAGCAGGCAACTCCCTCCTCTTACTGAAGATGAGTGTGCAGCTGACATTGACATGGATGATTCTAAGGCGGACTTGAAGGATTATTCTTTCTGA